The sequence TTGCAATTATTGTGTAATCCTCCtatgtgttaagaaaaagaaaacaatcacAGATGTCTTAGCGAGCTCCGAGCCTGTTCCGGGCTCTCCTGATGAACTAATGAGCCTTCTGAAGAGTCACTATAGCCAGACCCGCTCTGTTATTGAGCAGGAGGAACTGACACTACAGGGTGAGTCAATTAATGTGCTGTTGTGTGTGGTGAGTCTTGATAATGaagtttaatttgtttgttcttttccATTTCAGACTCATGTTTCCTTGGCAGTAATGACCTTACACATAGCTTGTCGTCCTACCTCAAGGAAGGTAAAGCTCGTTATATTGACAAAGCTTGTCTTTTCACTCACTCAGTTGTGGTTTCTTAgagaaatagttcaccctaaagttaaattctgtcatcatttagattaaataaatgctggtggttgaggagagtgccctgttcactgtgtaatgtgctttgagtgtagtgtaagaAAAGCGCTAtagaaatgtaacattcattaatTTACCCCCATGTCTTACCAAACCcacatgactgactttcttccatggaacataaaaggggAAATTTCAGGACTTTTGATGttattttccatacaacaaaaggaTTCAGTGACAAGTGGCTGTCAAGtacttataataaaaaataaaaaaagtttcttCATAAACGTAGTTCATAAAACTTGTTAGCTATATTGTACATATACTAAAGCCTTTGTGTGAGGAAGAGATTGAAATTTAAGCAATTTTTCACAGATAAACTTCCTCTCCTCCATAGCTTTTAAAGCTCATTTTCACTTCCGCGTTTTCGAAAGGTTTGGATCCACAAGAAGCAATGGCATTAGGTGTCATTGATGCCAAACCAGGCACAATGCATCTTTGCAGTCCGTTTTTGCAGTATGCTTTCAGTGTATGGGAAAGAGGAGCTGAGAAATTCTACgaaatatctccttttttgtCCCACGATTGTAAATAGTTCCATTTTGGAACCAAACAGGGGTGAGTAAAGGCCTcgatatacaggtccttctcaaaaaattagcatattgtgataaaggtcattattttccataatgtaatgataaaaattaaactttcatatattttagattcattgcacaccaactgaaatatttcaggtcttttattgttttaatactgatgattttggcatacagctcatgaaaacccaaaattcctatctcaaaaaattagcatatcatgaaaagggtctctaaacaagctattaacctaatcatctgaatcaactaattaactctaaacacctgcaaaagattcctgaggcttttaaaaactcccagcctgtttcattactcaaaaccgcaatcataggtaagactgccgacctgactgctgtccagaaggccatcattgacaccctcaagcaagagggtaagacacagaaagaaatttctgaacaaataggctgttcccagagtgctgtatcaaggcacctcagtgggaagtctgtgggaatgcaaaagtgtggcaaaaaacgctgcacaacgagaagaggtgaccggaccctgaggaagattgtggagaaggaccgattccagaccttgggggaccggcggaagcagtggactgagtctggagtagaaacatccctgcattccccaggtcaagccacttttgaaccagaaacagcggcagaagcgcctgacctgggctacagagaagcagcactggactgttgctcagtggtccaaagtactttttcggatgaaagcaaattttgcatgtcattcgaaatcaaggtgccagagtctggaggaagactggggagaaggaaatgccaaaatgcctgaagtccagtgtcaagtacccacagtcagttatggtctggggtgccatgtcagctgctggtgttggtccactgtgttttatcaagggcagggtcaatgcagctagctatcaggagattttggagcacttcatgcttccatctgctgaaaagctttatggagatgaagatttcatttttcagcacgacctggcacctgctcacagtgccaaaaccactggtaaatggtttactgaccatggtattactgtgctcaattggcctgccaacttttctgacctgaaccccatagagaatctgtgggatattgtgaagagaaagttgagagcataagacccaacactctggatgagcttaaggccgctatcgaagcatcctgggcctccataacacctcagcagtgccacaggctgattgcctccatgccacgccgcattgaagcagtcatttctgcaaaaggattcccgaccaagtattgagtgcataactgaacataattatttgaaggttgactttttttttggtattaaaaacacttcttttattggttggatgaaatatgctaattttttaagacaggaattttgggttttcatgagctgtatgccaaaatcatcagtattaaaacaataaaagacctgaaatatttcagttggtgtgcaatgaatctaaaatatatgaaagtttaatttttatcattacattatggaaaataatgacctttatcacaatatgcaaattttttgagaaggacctgtacttCCGTAGAAGTTCTTCTTCCTTATtagttcaggggtaaaaagaagttcttaACAGCTGAGttaagtatactgtatattgtttccgaacattcagacacctgccacaccgatgtgggaggcatttagatgtacatttaacatttaatacaaaaatgtgttatcaataactttatgcctcattctattcacatagagtagaattcacatgaggtcagaaaAAGAAGCTGTTTAAACCatttgatgatgatttaaagtaatatgtatgcagtagaaaatgtttaatttgtcttgtttacattatgaattcatgacgctaatggCTGGCAATAATATTAGCTGGTTACACTttgttaatgtaatttaaaaatgcaatgtCTCTAAGGTaacgatcgtacagatgtaggtacatttgcatCAGCTCACTAATAACTACTCATCGATGTGTTCATGTTGCCTCATTTTGACTcactgaacaacataaacagaTTTAGCCATTGGCCTTGAGGTAAGTAGAGCTCttggtcacacctaccgatgaagAGGACCAATGACAATAAGGAGTTTAGCAGCTTgtcagaagttttcctaaaagttcacccCAGCGAACCTTCTTTtcggccagattttgttctaaacaaTGTTTCACCCGTTCATTCTTTGATTTTGTAGGAAGTATATCGAGGCCTTTAATTACACAATTTTCATTatagggtgaactgttcctttaaaaaccATTCCCTTATCCTATAGTAATAGTTGATCTATCCTATTTCATTCTCAGATGACTCTTAATCTGCTTGCAGTGTCCAATTTctgatatatttataaaaatcttttatttatttattctgcttGATGTTTATTTTGGTACATTTTTGTCATGCTTATTTCAGTCTGTCCAAAGTGGGCTAAAATACAGAAGCAGCACTCCCAGACCCAGTCAGTTGTGTTGCTCATCGTTTGTGGATCCGCTCTCAGAACAATTGATCTTATTAAGTGAGTTTCATCTCTTGGCTGTCCTATTTACAGATTCCATCTTATCATGTGTTGGATTtttctctccttttgtgtttaaggCAACTGGTGGCATTTAAAGGACAAGCTAAAGTGCTGAAGCTGTTCGCAAAACACATTAAAGTAGACAAACAAATAAAGTTATTAAGTAAAGGTGTGACCCATATTGCTGTTGGAACTCCTGGGAGAATTTCTGCCCTTTTAGAGAAAGGTTAGCTTATacacttataaatatatatatataaactgtatgtAAATTCTTAAGTGCAAATGTGATATTTTAACAATTACTAAACAGGAAGTTATTTGGTTTTCAGTTTTCTGCAATATCTTTTCACTGCTGCTTGCTCTTAGATGGTTTGACTGTGCGAGGCCTGCAGTATTTGGTACTGGACTGGAACTACCGAGACCAGAAGCACAGGAAAATGGCGGATATACCAGAAGTAGCATTGACATACTTTGACATATAATCGATGATATAATTGACATATGTGCATTTCACAACATAATTACAAAGATATGTTTTATCATTATATCAACGTTTTCATACAGTATCTAATATTTGAGATATATTGCAGGACACCAAAAATTTGTTGTGCTGATCACAATGAATGAAACTAATTTTAAAACTTCAATGACATACAGTATTTCTTATTGATAGGAGAAAGTTGGGGTGGATCATATAGAAGTGCTTGTCTGACAAACATTGACGAAAAGCCACCAAACAGATTTTAAGCCATGGGATCTTTAACTCTAACTGCTTAGGCTGATAACTGTTTAATGTGAGGAAAGCCTTATTTCTTTTCATTTGTGTTGTTTCAGGTGAAAGAAGATTTGCTGAAAATGATGGACCTTGGTGTAATTCAGAGCTGCAGAGAAGGAACAGTTAAAATAGGACTCTTTTGAGATGATTGTCTCTAGTTTTTACTTATTTTCATGTGCACATTCACATTCATGTCCCTTTGCTTGCTTGGTATGTTATTGATAAAACTACTGTTAAGTATTTTTATTGCCATATAAGATTAACCCTCTGGTCTGGAGTGTTTGttcacatttataaataaacCCGATCTGAATTTACACAAGATCTGTCCATTTGTTTGTTTTGCCCATCAGGAGCAACACCCACTGAGGCTATGATAGTCTGTTTTTCCTACATTCTGTTACAAGACACACTCCGCACACATTCACTTCAAGGCTGCTCCCACACATTACGGCATGGTCCAGGAATGAGGAGAGATTGAGTTCTGAATGGACAAGAATGTCTGGGGAGGTGTAACAGTCAGCGCTACAGGCCTTGAGagcagctttgtgtgtgtgtgggtgcattggggtggtttatgaggacatattttttaggttgcaaactggtaattacaaggctattatgttataaatgtggtttatgaggacatttctagtgtccccataattcaaatcacttaaaaaatatactaactttttttgaaaatgtaaaaatgtagaatttGTTTTgctaggtttagggtaagggttaggggatagaatctatagttcatacagtataaaaatcatgtctgtggagagtcctcataaggatagccacaccaacgtgtgtgtgtgtgtatatatgagtcaGAGTTGTAGTTACTTATTAACAGTCACTTCAGGTTCAAAGGTTCATTCGCATGAGGTGTTGGGAAACGTTCTTCGGTTgtgtttggaagaaaaaaaaaacagtgcctGGTATTGTCATTCTGAATTTGTGGTATTAGTCTTAAGTGTTGGAGAATCTGAGATGGGTAAGAAGCAAGCAGGTACAGGGCCGTTTTCGAGGCGTCCGGACAACTCTGCATTTAAACAGCAGAGGTTACCAGCTTGGTCTCCATCTCTCACGGCACAAACTGTGCTGCCATCATTCTACATCCTCTCTCTCATATGTTTGATACTGGGCATCTGGCTCCTCATCACTGTTGAGAACACACACCAGCTGAAGGTAAGACGCACTCTTTATTATGTCTGTCAGTTTGCAGGACAACAGGAAGTGGAGAAACATACCAggaagatgtttgttttttttttttattaatgcagtAGGTCGTCTTCCTTTTGTGTAACACTCAATGTAATATATTCATATGGTGAGTCTTTGCACAGTGTAAGTAAACATAGTAGACAAGTTCTGCCATTTTTTCTCATAATAGACCTCACGTACCacaataataagaataattatttatatatatatatatatatatatatatatatactggtggccaaaagtttggaatgataTACAGACTTTGCTCACATGGAAAGAAACTCTGCAaactctggagtggtggtggcatagtgggctaaagcactaaactgttaaacagaaggttgttggttcgatccccacagtcaccaccattgtgtccttgagcaaagcacttaactccaggttgctccagaggggttttgtccctgtaataagggctctgtaagtcgctttggataaaagcatctgccaaatgcataactgtaaatgcataaattaaactggtactttaattcaccaaagtggctttcaaatggtcataatgtatagtcaagacattttgtgaaatgttactattaaaattaaaaataaaaataaaacaaaaactacttcagagttatcaaaaaaaatcctccacatgcagcaatgacacctttgcagatccttggcattctagctgtcagtttatccagatacaGATGTAACATTTCCCCCCTcgcttcctgtagcatttgccatagaagtggctgtcttgtcgggcacttctcatgcaccttacagtctaactgatcccacaaaagctcaatgggtttaagatccataacacttttccaattatctgttgtccaatgtctgtgtttctttgcccactttaaccttttttctttttctgttccaaaagtggctttttcaatatatatattgtttcgatatatccacataattttccttcctcatgatgccatctattttgtgaagtgcaccagtccctcctgcagcaaagcacccccacaacatgatactgccacccccatgcttcacagttgggatggtgttcttcggtttGCAAGCCTTAcactttatcctccaaacataatgatggtcattatggagatttctccaaaaagtaagatcgcTGTgcccatgtacacttgcaaactgtagtctggctttttatggctgttttggagtagtggcttgagcagcctttcaggttatgatgatattggactcgttttactgtggatatagactgttgtctacctgtttcctccagcatcttcacaaggtcttttgctgttgttctgggactgatttgcacttttcacaccaaactacgttcatctcttggagacagaatgcgtctccttcctgagcggtatgatggctttgtagccacatggtgtttatacttgcttactattgtttgtacagatgaacgtggtacagtttagtgaatgtaaacttctgaaccactggaattgtgatatagtcaattaaaagtgaaaaaatatgtCTGAAAACAATTGTAGGAAAAATGACTGGTGTCATGCACAgaatagatgtcctaaatgacttgccaaaaatatagtttgctaatatgaaatctgtggcgTGGTTAAAAAATTGAGTTTTAATTTAGTCAACCTAAGTGTATTAAAACttctgacaatatatatatatatatatatatatatatatatatatatatatatatatatatatatatatatatatatatatatatatatatatatatattttttttttttttttttttaactgtatatttaagcaataacacatgagcaagagtgcgatatggccctacatcaaaTTCGTTTttgagttttaattacttcaacctaagtgtatgtaaacttctaacttcaactgtgtatatatatatatatatatatatatatatatatatatatacatactcacaGACTTTTGACtgatagtgtgtatgtgtgtatttatatatatctatatatactaCCAAATCATAAAACATTTGCTCTTCCTCTTTCACTGCGTTATGCCTATGGACATGCACTGATAAAGACTTTTTTAATTGAAGGCTATGGCATTACCACTTATTACATTATGCAAAAAGTGGCTGAATCATACACTTCCACTGAACTCTGATTGGAATAGAAGCTCTGTTCTTCTGAgtcttgtttgatttttttttgtgtgtgtgtgtgtgtgaaatgtattagtgGTGATTCTTAAGGCAaatatcactattattattgctcatacttgcaATTaggaatttgaaaaaataaaataaaaacctaagtattaaacttgatGTGTAACTTGTCCCACAATGTTTGTACAGACATGAATAATTCCTTAAGTAATGCAGcatattgaggagaggtgtggtgTTGCTTTTCTAAGTGATTGGGATTAATGACAAAAACACCCCTTAGACTTACAATGAAGGAAGTCCCTGAGACATGTCTAAGGAACAGAACATAATTTGGGGATGAGCTATTTTGTCTAAGCAACCTTCTAGCTGTGCCTTTGCAATCACAACatgatgaaaaaaacaaaacactcactataccatagcaaccacacggcaACATAGTGGCACAAGCAGGATTTTAACTTATGTTACCTGCACAAGCACCACAGCTCAAAATGTCAGAGAATTTATGACCTCAGCTCAAATCACAGTAATATTTTCTACTAACACATTATGTTGGTATTTCTCCTGTATAGGTGGACTACACAAATGGATCGTGTGCTCAGTGCTTTGAGATGC comes from Xyrauchen texanus isolate HMW12.3.18 chromosome 18, RBS_HiC_50CHRs, whole genome shotgun sequence and encodes:
- the cmss1 gene encoding protein CMSS1, with product MADDLGDEWWTQGDNSGVYDVEEETQPSTEEQHIKPTSKKRKGEKQIQDNSKKKKRRRKTVQKECFVTQERSEEKSDKESNKTKKRRKKKKTITDVLASSEPVPGSPDELMSLLKSHYSQTRSVIEQEELTLQDSCFLGSNDLTHSLSSYLKEVCPKWAKIQKQHSQTQSVVLLIVCGSALRTIDLIKQLVAFKGQAKVLKLFAKHIKVDKQIKLLSKGVTHIAVGTPGRISALLEKDGLTVRGLQYLVLDWNYRDQKHRKMADIPEVKEDLLKMMDLGVIQSCREGTVKIGLF